One genomic segment of Huiozyma naganishii CBS 8797 chromosome 8, complete genome includes these proteins:
- the KNAG0H03450 gene encoding uncharacterized protein (similar to Saccharomyces cerevisiae YNL108C and TFC7 (YOR110W); ancestral locus Anc_2.169), whose translation MVLKTVYIARHGDVIKRETTPGRDGEEEVFPPTGVPGDFPLSATGVLQSRELGHYLLSLDTQPEAILSSPGYRTVQTATLVNDLLEVPLFVDTGLNTWAQDDGDEDDDGAAQPADVDTLNKLFKDSVKGDWESCVPAATSAETQEILFARCKLFLSKVAEQLDKQVPDAETVLLVTDAPVKVALGLNLLRYGRCIDYLDDEEQTTIRSGYCSLDKYELAVRYNEEEDEEDQIVVPLTDREWRMTMNGNTEFLKSGEVGNWSFDRDSVVPSADREGSPADPETETVYVSVDLNSGSYKNRLQIEKNAVMQYSGMDQERPLFRIGDKIYEGSWERLVGTEFAFPDEAQLHRRTGMERAETAAAVTGNGDSPDALPERHHSAEDGSSDSSGFSDDEVAVATPEKRAERLYRIKDRLVLHSLNAV comes from the coding sequence ATGGTGTTAAAGACTGTATATATTGCGCGGCATGGGGACGTTATCAAGAGGGAGACCACTCCAGGAAGGGATGGAGAGGAGGAGGTGTTCCCGCCCACGGGAGTTCCAGGCGATTTCCCACTGTCTGCCACAGGCGTGTTGCAGTCGAGGGAGTTGGGGCACTACCTTCTGTCATTGGACACTCAACCGGAGGCGATACTGAGCTCCCCAGGGTATAGGACCGTGCAGACTGCTACTTTGGTGAACGATTTGCTGGAGGTCCCGCTATTCGTGGACACTGGGTTGAACACATGGGCGCAAGACGATggcgatgaagatgacgacGGTGCTGCGCAGCCTGCAGACGTAGATactttgaacaaactgtttAAGGATTCTGTCAAGGGCGACTGGGAGAGTTGTGTTCCCGCGGCTACATCTGCGGAGACGCAAGAGATACTGTTTGCAAGGTGCAAGTTGTTCTTAAGCAAGGTCGCCGAGCAATTGGATAAGCAGGTCCCCGATGCTGAGACTGTTCTACTGGTGACAGACGCTCCCGTGAAGGTCGCGCTCGGGTTGAACCTGCTGCGCTATGGACGCTGTATCGACTACCTGGACGACGAGGAACAGACCACGATACGGTCTGGGTACTGTTCCCTCGACAAGTACGAACTTGCGGTTAGGTACAatgaagaggaagacgaggaggacCAGATCGTGGTCCCCCTCACGGATCGTGAATGgcggatgacgatgaaCGGTAATACGGAATTCCTGAAATCCGGTGAGGTCGGCAACTGGTCATTTGACCGTGACTCTGTGGTACCTTCTGCGGATCGCGAGGGGTCCCCCGCAGATCCCGAGACAGAGACAGTGTACGTCAGCGTGGACTTGAATTCTGGGTCCTACAAAAACCGGCTGCAAATTGAGAAGAACGCTGTGATGCAGTACTCCGGCATGGATCAAGAGCGCCCTCTATTTCGGATCGGCGACAAGATCTACGAGGGATCCTGGGAACGCCTTGTCGGGACGGAATTTGCGTTCCCTGACGAGGCACAGCTGCACAGACGAACTGGGATGGAACGAGCTGAAACCGCGGCTGCTGTCACTGGCAACGGAGACTCCCCCGATGCGCTCCCAGAGCGACACCACAGCGCAGAGGACGGCTCGTCGGACAGCTCGGGCTTCTCTGACGATGAAGTCGCTGTCGCTACACCGGAGAAACGTGCGGAACGGCTGTACAGAATCAAGGACAGGCTGGTATTGCACAGTCTGAACGCAGTGTAA
- the KNAG0H03460 gene encoding nucleotide diphosphatase (similar to Saccharomyces cerevisiae YOR111W; ancestral locus Anc_2.168) codes for MLGTGSEYQVILASSSPRRYEILSDNIGIRNLQTTVPSFEENLDKRLYVGRPLDYVRDTARGKASSIVADLASGRLESLQGSSSGALIVCADTVVIGPDGQVYEKPGTRERQLQYLHRFCYESAGRPVVVATAVAIVKWPCGGTMKEHSVHTFEETTEVYFDGTTPRDVIEAYVSSGDGLQVAGGFKIQGPGGVLIKRINGDYYTVVGLPLNATFRALLALQR; via the coding sequence ATGCTGGGTACTGGATCCGAATACCAGGTGATTCTGGCGAGCAGTTCCCCCCGCCGCTACGAGATACTGTCCGATAACATTGGGATCAGAAACCTGCAAACGACTGTCCCCAGCTTCGAGGAGAACCTGGACAAACGGCTGTACGTGGGTCGCCCGCTCGATTACGTGAGGGACACGGCCCGAGGGAAAGCTTCGAGCATCGTGGCCGATCTCGCGAGTGGTCGGCTGGAATCGCTGCAGGGCTCCTCGAGCGGAGCACTGATCGTGTGTGCGGACACCGTTGTGATCGGCCCGGATGGCCAAGTGTATGAGAAACCGGGCACGCGGGAGAGGCAGTTGCAGTACCTGCACCGGTTCTGCTACGAGTCCGCGGGGCGGCCTGTCGTTGTGGCCACGGCGGTGGCCATTGTCAAGTGGCCCTGCGGTGGGACCATGAAAGAGCATTCTGTCCACACCTTCGAGGAGACCACGGAGGTGTACTTCGACGGAACAACCCCTCGGGACGTTATCGAGGCGTACGTTTCCTCGGGCGACGGGCTGCAAGTTGCCGGCGGGTTCAAGATCCAAGGTCCGGGAGGCGTGCTCATCAAGCGCATCAACGGCGACTACTACACGGTCGTCGGACTGCCCCTCAACGCGACGTTCCGCGCGCTGCTCGCCCTCCAGCGCTGA
- the YAF9 gene encoding YEATS domain-containing protein YAF9 (similar to Saccharomyces cerevisiae YAF9 (YNL107W); ancestral locus Anc_2.170) has protein sequence MAAPVAKRIKTLSVSRPIVYGNTAKKMGDQKPPNAPVEHTHLWTIFVRAPQNEDVSYYIKQVVFKLHETYPNNTRVVNAPPFELTETGWGEFDVNIKINFADVANEKPLSLYHRLRLHPYDSPGNHITSGTDEKGDHIIKASFFDEIVFNEPNEQFFQVLMTKPGNLLPPNKSDQCVFSRQLEQEEIDRMDIALKDVDKQIYKLEQEINDKK, from the coding sequence ATGGCTGCACCAGTGGCGAAACGTATCAAGACGCTGTCCGTGTCACGGCCGATCGTGTATGGAAATACGGCGAAGAAGATGGGTGATCAGAAGCCGCCGAATGCACCAGTGgaacacacacacctcTGGACCATATTCGTGAGGGCACCTCAGAACGAGGATGTCTCGTACTACATCAAGCAGGTGGTGTTTAAGCTGCACGAGACGTACCCGAACAACACGCGGGTGGTGAACGCGCCGCCGTTCGAGTTGACAGAGACCGGCTGGGGGGAGTTCGACGTCAATATCAAGATCAACTTTGCGGATGTTGCCAACGAGAAACCACTGAGTTTGTACCATCGACTTCGGCTGCATCCTTACGACTCGCCGGGGAACCACATTACGTCGGGGACCGACGAGAAGGGCGACCACATCATCAAAGCGTCCTTCTTCGACGAGATTGTGTTCAACGAACCGAACGAGCAGTTCTTCCAAGTGCTCATGACGAAACCAGGGAACTTGCTACCGCCGAACAAATCCGACCAATGCGTCTTTTCGAGACAACTCGAACAGGAGGAGATCGACAGAATGGACATCGCGCTTAAGGATGTGGATAAACAGATTTACAAACTGGAGCAGGAAATAAACGACAAGAAATAG